Proteins from a genomic interval of Paenibacillus sp. FSL H8-0048:
- a CDS encoding CobW family GTP-binding protein, with protein sequence MKIPVIILSGFLGSGKTTLLLSLLKESKRRGLNPGVIMNELGAKDVDGYILQESTGTSVEKLLDGCICCSRKEELPRSLSTLLARRPDIIYIELTGVADPDEIAKSLLAPSLADRLQLHHAITLLDAENALEYSSRFSSDKQLVRTLRKQITTADLIIVNKSDLVEPETLWKIEKMVSKQNSESEIVFTHYSQINLAPLFTGIAARSFKGSAPRRGPGNISGVTLQRMNTGSSSGVSVAAVHEPETGTDGSFSQVAAVTLTVPAAWAGSLRKEELEHFLRQWGYSLLRAKGHVRLAGRDSVQLVQLAGNRISWEASSYPGQPYIVCIGLNLDEKAISRSWAALFS encoded by the coding sequence ATGAAGATACCTGTGATTATACTGAGCGGATTTCTGGGGAGCGGAAAGACGACCCTGCTGCTGAGTCTGCTGAAGGAGAGCAAGCGGAGAGGGCTGAACCCGGGGGTGATCATGAATGAGCTGGGCGCCAAGGATGTGGACGGCTATATCCTGCAGGAGAGTACCGGCACAAGTGTGGAAAAGCTGCTGGACGGCTGCATCTGCTGCAGCCGCAAGGAGGAGCTGCCGCGCAGCCTGAGCACCCTGCTGGCGCGCCGCCCGGACATCATCTACATCGAACTTACAGGAGTAGCTGACCCGGATGAGATCGCAAAGTCGCTGCTGGCACCGTCGCTGGCAGACCGGCTGCAGCTGCACCACGCCATTACGCTGCTGGATGCCGAGAATGCACTGGAGTATAGCAGCCGCTTCTCGTCCGACAAGCAGCTCGTCCGCACTCTGCGCAAGCAGATCACCACCGCTGATCTCATCATCGTTAACAAAAGCGATCTGGTAGAACCTGAGACTCTGTGGAAGATTGAGAAGATGGTCTCCAAACAAAATTCGGAATCCGAGATTGTCTTCACCCACTACAGCCAGATTAATCTCGCTCCGCTGTTCACAGGCATCGCAGCACGCAGTTTTAAGGGCTCTGCTCCCAGGCGCGGCCCCGGCAATATCAGCGGTGTCACACTCCAGCGGATGAACACGGGCAGTAGCAGCGGCGTCAGCGTGGCGGCAGTGCATGAGCCTGAAACCGGGACGGACGGCTCTTTTTCCCAAGTCGCAGCCGTGACGTTAACCGTTCCTGCGGCATGGGCAGGGAGTCTCCGGAAGGAGGAGCTGGAGCATTTTTTGCGGCAATGGGGCTACAGTCTGCTCCGGGCCAAAGGCCATGTGCGGCTTGCCGGCCGGGATTCCGTACAGCTGGTGCAGCTCGCAGGGAACCGCATCTCCTGGGAGGCTTCAAGCTACCCGGGCCAGCCATATATCGTCTGCATTGGCCTGAATCTG
- the rpmG gene encoding 50S ribosomal protein L33, translating to MRVIVTLACTETGDRNYTTTKNKRTTPERLEMRKYCPRLKRVTLHRETR from the coding sequence ATGAGAGTAATCGTTACCTTGGCCTGTACGGAGACGGGCGACCGCAACTATACCACCACGAAGAATAAGAGAACGACACCGGAACGCCTGGAGATGCGAAAATATTGCCCGCGCCTGAAGCGTGTCACGCTGCACCGGGAGACCCGCTAA